The Spirochaetaceae bacterium genome has a window encoding:
- a CDS encoding lysophospholipid acyltransferase family protein produces MPRWPRQRHGNPASHAPPHRRTGHRPLMAARQLPPLQPSARNLALVRRRVRLWRPPFVAAMSRWVQLSVAGRERVPKRRPALFLANHTGFFDPPIMVRAAGDPVTMLATASNFREGPLGRFFVHFGAVPKMKYTADARAIINLKRWADAGAYVGLFPEAERTWDGRPLPLAPGIEKLVRLLDVPVVTMRIYNGFRQSPRWSPRFRRGAVHVEMDEPRHFIRATPLSEIRRYVEERIAVDALSAPRYPVAGSGFARGIANVAWACPQCLLIDGLHEAGNTLACHGCRGTWRVDADARLNGRRGTATYTLPEAVDRVRLHYDGAAADDRLLPPASEPMSLLDITSGHPREVAAGALRLTADELLVDGSDGFDAAAPWRLPIDRVQSITVDMRRRLTFHVGRRYLEAVIPRESVLKWEWFVKRLQAGRAQR; encoded by the coding sequence ATGCCACGATGGCCGCGACAGCGCCATGGCAACCCCGCTTCGCACGCGCCGCCGCACCGGCGCACCGGCCACCGCCCGCTGATGGCCGCCCGGCAGCTCCCGCCGCTGCAACCGAGCGCGCGCAACCTCGCCCTGGTTCGACGCCGGGTACGTCTGTGGCGGCCCCCGTTCGTGGCCGCCATGTCGCGCTGGGTACAGTTGTCGGTGGCGGGACGCGAACGCGTGCCGAAGCGCCGGCCGGCCCTGTTCCTGGCCAACCACACCGGATTCTTCGACCCGCCGATCATGGTGCGCGCGGCCGGCGATCCGGTCACCATGCTGGCCACCGCGTCCAACTTCCGCGAGGGACCGCTCGGCCGCTTCTTCGTGCACTTCGGCGCCGTCCCGAAGATGAAGTACACCGCCGACGCGCGCGCCATCATCAACCTGAAGCGATGGGCGGACGCCGGCGCCTACGTGGGCCTGTTCCCGGAGGCAGAACGCACCTGGGATGGCCGCCCGCTGCCGCTGGCGCCGGGCATCGAGAAACTGGTACGGCTGCTCGACGTGCCGGTGGTGACGATGCGCATCTACAACGGCTTCCGCCAGTCGCCACGCTGGTCGCCGCGCTTTCGCCGCGGCGCGGTCCACGTCGAGATGGATGAGCCGCGCCACTTCATCCGCGCGACGCCGCTGTCCGAAATCAGGCGGTATGTCGAGGAACGCATCGCCGTCGACGCCCTCAGCGCGCCCCGCTACCCGGTGGCCGGCAGCGGCTTCGCGCGCGGCATCGCCAACGTGGCCTGGGCTTGCCCGCAGTGCCTGTTGATCGACGGGCTGCACGAAGCGGGCAACACGCTTGCGTGCCACGGCTGCCGCGGGACGTGGCGAGTCGACGCCGACGCCCGCCTGAATGGACGCCGCGGCACCGCCACCTACACGTTGCCGGAAGCAGTCGACCGGGTCCGCCTCCACTACGACGGTGCGGCGGCGGACGACCGGCTGCTGCCGCCGGCCAGCGAACCGATGAGCCTGCTGGACATCACCTCGGGACACCCGCGCGAGGTAGCCGCCGGCGCTCTGCGCCTGACCGCGGACGAATTGCTCGTCGACGGATCCGACGGATTCGACGCAGCGGCGCCCTGGCGGCTGCCGATCGACCGGGTGCAGTCGATTACCGTGGACATGCGGCGCCGGCTCACCTTTCACGTCGGCAGGCGGTACCTGGAAGCAGTGATCCCACGCGAGTCGGTGCTCAAGTGGGAGTGGTTCGTCAAGCGGCTGCAGGCGGGACGCGCGCAGCGCTGA
- a CDS encoding DUF933 domain-containing protein: MKVFVHGPELRGSYRLPDPVVDTLAQRNRSAKRTYFTVDFDREQRRRADCFLISAAAALDWILEDTEILERNLYTDPAHTESAQRALAVLEQERMLNAESFAPGGARFLRGLNLLTLKPGAIVEGTPADDQLQALIRALHRALGRIFFYTVGKAEARVWEVEEGAAVVAAAGRIHSDLERGFIRAEVFSAARLGQFRTPQEARSKGLLQIVDRSYRVTSGDVIDVKFNV, encoded by the coding sequence ATGAAGGTTTTCGTCCACGGCCCCGAGTTGCGCGGCAGTTACCGGCTGCCGGACCCGGTGGTCGACACCCTGGCGCAGCGCAACCGTTCCGCGAAGCGGACCTATTTCACCGTCGACTTCGATCGGGAGCAGCGCCGCCGCGCCGACTGTTTTCTCATTTCCGCGGCAGCGGCGCTCGACTGGATCCTGGAGGATACCGAGATACTGGAGCGCAACCTGTACACCGACCCCGCGCACACCGAGTCGGCGCAGCGAGCCTTGGCCGTGCTGGAGCAGGAGCGAATGCTGAACGCGGAGTCGTTTGCTCCCGGCGGTGCACGGTTTCTCCGTGGTCTGAATCTGCTGACGCTGAAGCCGGGTGCGATCGTCGAGGGAACGCCGGCGGATGATCAGTTGCAGGCGCTCATCCGTGCCCTGCATCGAGCGCTGGGCCGGATCTTCTTCTATACCGTGGGCAAGGCGGAAGCGCGCGTGTGGGAGGTGGAGGAGGGCGCCGCCGTCGTCGCTGCCGCCGGGCGCATTCACAGCGACCTGGAGCGCGGCTTCATCCGCGCCGAAGTGTTCAGCGCGGCGCGACTCGGCCAGTTCCGCACGCCCCAGGAAGCCAGGAGCAAGGGCCTGCTGCAGATCGTCGACCGCTCCTACCGGGTCACGTCCGGCGACGTGATCGACGTAAAGTTCAACGTGTAG